In Setaria italica strain Yugu1 chromosome I, Setaria_italica_v2.0, whole genome shotgun sequence, the genomic window aaatctactgccacattagcaaattgcttagttggcatgacaattaagagggatagaaactatcatcaatgtcctATTGGGACTGCCCTAAGCACTCTATACTGAATTTGGCTTAATAAGATGGTACAGCACCATAAAGACTACACATATTTCAGATGCCAAGATTTGGCGCATATTCCTCAAGCAGCGGCTTCCCTGCGACAATGGCGGCCCCGGCCATGATCCCTCCGACGATGCCGCCGACTACGGCGGCCCGCGGCCCGCCGGGCATGCGGTAGAGCGCGCCGGTGCTGACTCCGGCGGCCGCGGTGTTGATCCAGTCGTCCGCGCCGGACCTGTAGTGGCTGACGACAGACCTCGTGCCGGAGAAGAGCATCGCGATCACGCCGAGGCGgttgccgccggcgcggccgacgGAGCTGCAGTTGTTGAGGGCGCGGCTGACGCGCAGCTTGAAGGACTCGCCGGGCTCCGCCTCGACGGCCGCGCGGCggagccccgcggcggcgcccgccacGGCGCCCGTGAGGTAGCCGACGCCGGTGCACAGGGTGAGGTCCTCGCTCCAGGTGCGGCCGTTCCGGAGCGCCTGCTCCTCGAAGAGGATCTCGGGCGAGGTCGAGAAGTCGTAGAGCGCGCGGTAATACGCCGGGTTGGTGAACACGGCGTGGTGGGGGTGGTGGTGTACCGGGGGGCCTGCGGCCTGCCAAGCGTCGTCGCGGTGGTGGTCGTCGGCGGGGACGGCGCGCGACATGATGACGACCGACGAGGCGCTGACGAGCGGATCGAAGAGACGATGGCAAGATCACCGGCGAGACGCGGGCGTGTTTCAGTCTCGGGTCGATGGATGATATGTTGAGTCGTGGTGTCGTGGGGTTCAGGGTTTATGGGTGGAAAGAGACCAAGTTGGAAACTTGGAATTGGAAGCGTGGACGCCCGTGCGTCGATCGACGTATTGGCGAAGAAAAGGATAGAGCAGCGGCTGAGCCGATACGAATACGAGTCGGACGgaagtctttttttttgtttgttttttaggAAAGTAGAGGTGAGAAGGGGCTCCTCTCCTATACATCGGGACTCCTCTCCCATACATCGCAATGTTGTACGGCCACTGTTATATACTTAGTAACCGAGCCTTATGAGTTATGAGTTTTATGGGGATGAAATTTCTCTCTAATCTGATGAAacttcccctcctctctcctcatcatcatcctgcCA contains:
- the LOC101763311 gene encoding mitochondrial import inner membrane translocase subunit TIM23-3, with amino-acid sequence MSRAVPADDHHRDDAWQAAGPPVHHHPHHAVFTNPAYYRALYDFSTSPEILFEEQALRNGRTWSEDLTLCTGVGYLTGAVAGAAAGLRRAAVEAEPGESFKLRVSRALNNCSSVGRAGGNRLGVIAMLFSGTRSVVSHYRSGADDWINTAAAGVSTGALYRMPGGPRAAVVGGIVGGIMAGAAIVAGKPLLEEYAPNLGI